A section of the Oryza sativa Japonica Group chromosome 1, ASM3414082v1 genome encodes:
- the LOC107276561 gene encoding caffeoylshikimate esterase has translation MPDRSFKVPWKRALAVARPRSTMAPPRAATARELLRVCCEVQSRFQEVELPLLVVHGGDDTLCDPECAEELHRRAGSEDKTLRVYPGMWHQLVGEPEENVDKVFGDVLDWFKSHAAAAAATPGEGQQ, from the coding sequence ATGCCCGACCGGTCCTTCAAGGTGCCGTGGAAGCGCGCcctggcggtggcgaggccgcGCAGCACCATGGCccctccgcgcgccgccacaGCTCGGGAGCTCCTCCGCGTGTGCTGCGAGGTGCAGTCCCGGTTCCAGGAGGTGGAGCTCCCGCTCCTGGTggtccacggcggcgacgacacccTGTGCGACCCCGAATGCGCGGAGgagctccaccgccgcgccggcagCGAGGACAAAACGCTGCGGGTGTACCCGGGGATGTGGCACCAGCTGGTCGGCGAGCCCGAGGAGAACGTCGACAAGGTGTTCGGCGACGTTCTCGACTGGTTCAagtcgcacgccgccgccgccgctgccacgcccGGCGAGGGGCAGCAGTAG
- the LOC4327269 gene encoding caffeoylshikimate esterase, with protein MAHPVAEADEKSPFGRLTAEEFYARHGVLHTSSTFVNPRGLRIFTQRWVPAGGDAPLLGAIAVVHGFTGESSWTVQLTAVHFAKAGFAVAAVDHQGHGFSEGLQGHIPDIVPVLEDCEAAFAPFRADYPPPLPCFLYGESLGGAIALLLHLRDKERWRDGAVLNGAMCGVSPRFMPPWPLEHLLWAAAAVAPTWRLAFTRGNIPDRSFKVPWKRALAVASPRRTTAPPRAATALELLRVCRELQSRFEEVELPLLVVHGGEDTVCDPGCAEELHRRAGSKDKTLRVYPGMWHQLVGEPEENVDKVFGDVLDWLKSHAAAAAAARGEGQQ; from the coding sequence ATGGCGCATCCGGTGGCTGAGGCCGACGAGAAGAGCCCCTTCGGCCGCCTCACCGCGGAGGAGTTCTACGCGCGCCACGGCGTGCTGCACACCTCCTCCACCTTCGTCAACCCGCGCGGCCTCCGCATCTTCACCCAGCGCTGGGTCCCCGCGGGGGGCGACGCGCCCCTCCtcggcgccatcgccgtcgtccacGGCTTCACGGGGGAGTCCAGCTGGACGGTGCAGCTCACCGCCGTCCACTTCGCCAAGGCCgggttcgccgtcgccgccgtcgaccaccAGGGCCACGGCTTCTCCGAGGGCCTACAGGGGCACATCCCCGACATCGTCCCCGTGCTCGAGGACTGCGAGGCCGCGTTCGCCCCGTTCCGCGCCGACtacccgccgccgcttccgtgCTTCCTCTACGGGGAGTCCCTCGGCGGCGCCATCGCGCTGCTGCTCCACCTCCGGGACAAGGAGCGGTGGCGCGACGGGGCGGTGCTCAACGGCGCCATGTGCGGGGTCAGCCCCAGGTTCATGCCCCCCTGGCCGCTCGAGCACCTgctgtgggcggcggcggccgtggcgcccACGTGGCGGCTCGCCTTCACCCGGGGGAACATCCCCGACCGCTCCTTCAAGGTGCCGTGGAAGCGCGCCCTGGCGGTGGCGAGCCCGCGCCGCACCacggcgccgccccgcgccgccacggcgcTGGAGCTCCTCCGCGTGTGCCGCGAGCTCCAGTCCCGGTTCGAGGAGGTGGAGCTCCCGCTCCTGGTCgtccacggcggcgaggacaCCGTGTGCGACCCCGGGTGCGCGGAGgagctccaccgccgcgccgggaGCAAGGACAAGACGCTGCGGGTGTACCCGGGGATGTGGCACCAGCTGGTCGGCGAGCCCGAGGAGAACGTCGACAAGGTGTTCGGCGACGTCCTCGACTGGCTCAagtcccacgccgccgccgctgccgccgcgcgtgGCGAGGGGCAGCAGTAG